Within the Acidobacteriota bacterium genome, the region GCGAACGCCCTCGAGAATGAGCGAGTCGATGTTCAGGTTGATGGGCACCAGGTTGTCGGGGATCCCCTCCCGCTCCTCGAAGAAGAATACACCGTCTTCCAGCAGGAACAGGTCGTAGACAATCTCCGCCGCCCGCTCCCGCAGGGCGCGTTCGATCTGCTCTTGGTCCAGGAGGTTCAGCTGCTGGAGCACATCCCCCAGCAGCCGTTCGCCTTCGGCTTTCTCCTGGTGAGTGAGGGCCAGTCGCAGCCGCGCCTCGTCGAGGAATCCCCGGGCCAGCAGGTGCTGGCCGAAGCGCCGCGACGGCTCGGTGGACGTAGCGGAAACCAGCACGCCCTTCCGAAAGTACACCTGAATCAGGTAATCGCCGCAGGAGATCCGGAGCACCCCCGACTTGCGGGACAGGGATATCCACTGAAACAAATCGGTGAGGGGGAAGGTCTTGATCTTTCCCGAAACTGCCATAAGGCTGGAGCAAGGACTAGTTTTTGCCCTTGTCGGGCTCCGATTTGTCGTCGTCCGATTTGTCGCCCGCCTCCCGCATCGAGGTCCGGAAATTGCGGATGCCCTCGCCCAGCCCCTTACCGATCTGGGGGAGGCGGTTCCAGCCGAAGAGCAGCAGCACGATCAGGAAGATGATGATCAGCTCGGTGGGGCCCAAACCAAACATAGGGAATCCTCCTGATGGTGTTCCGTCCTGTTGCAGAATCATAATCCCAATGCCCGGCAGGGTCAAC harbors:
- the tatA gene encoding twin-arginine translocase TatA/TatE family subunit, yielding MFGLGPTELIIIFLIVLLLFGWNRLPQIGKGLGEGIRNFRTSMREAGDKSDDDKSEPDKGKN